Sequence from the Paenibacillus riograndensis SBR5 genome:
AGAGCGCAAAGAACAGTACCAGCAAACTGCCGCGGACAGCGGTTACCCGGTTGTGCCAGCGCCGTTTTTTCTTCTGGTGTTCACTATGCTTCTCTTCCAGCCACAGCGCACGGGAGGCTGCAGTTTCAATTTGTTCAACCGACTTCACAACTCACCCCTCCCTGCCAGCTCCATTTCCTTCCACACCTCATGGAAAAGCTCCGCAAACCCCGGCAAATCCCGCGCGTATAGCGGAGGTGTGCTCCGGATCGCTTCGGGCACGGTAAAGATTTTCCGGATTTTCCCGGGATTCGGCTGCAGTAAAATCACCCGGCTGCTGACAGCAATGGCCTCGGACAGATCATGGGTAACAAGAATTGCCGTTGTGCCGCGTCTGCGCAGCGTCTCGGACACCAGGTCCTCAAGCTGAAGCTTGATCTGGTAATCCAGCGCTGAGAAAGGCTCATCCAGCAGCAGCAGGCCCGGATCTGTGGATAGTGTCCGCACCAGCGCCACCCGCTGGCGCATGCCCCCGGACAACTGTGCCGGGTAGGCATGCTCTTTGCCGGCCAGCCCCATCTCCCCCAGCAGCCCGATGGTTTTCTGCCGCGAGCTTTCGTTCAGACGTCCAGTGAGCTCCAGCCCGAGCAGGGCATTATCCAGAATCGTCCGCCACGGAAAAAGATAATCCTGCTGCAGCATGTAGCCCACCTCAGGCGAAGGGCCGCTGACCGTGTGCCCGCTCACGAACACCTCTCCGCGCGAGGGCTGCAGAAGTCCGGCGATGATCGACAGGAGTGTGGTTTTGCCACAGCCGCTGGGGCCGACCAGACTGACGAACTCGCCGGCTTCCACGTAAAGGCTGAAATTCTCGACGGCAAGCGACGCCTCGCGGTCCCCCAGATAGGCATGCGTCACTTCCTTTAGCTGCACAATGGGAAGCATATCGCCCCTCCTAAAAGTTTTGTTAGCTTCCGCTTCAGTGAATCACTCCGTACAAAACTCGCTTCGGAAGCATTCGCTTAAGTTTTATGGAGCATAACTTCTTGATTCTCTTCGTCATAAAACTCGCTTCGGAAGCATTTGCTTAAGTTTTGTTAGCTTCCGCTTCAGTGAACCACTCCGTACAAAACTCGCTTCGGAAGCATTCGCTTAAGTTTTATGGAACCTAACTCTACTACAGGTATCCGCTCATTTCACGCTGGCTTCTGCTTTCTCGGCAAAGCTGTTGTCGACGATTTTGGCTTCCGGAACACGTGCCTTTAATTCACCGGCGTTATCCATAACATCCAGCAGATTGTTCCATTCTTTGCCGTCAATGACCGGATCTACTGCATAGGTGTCCTGCTCTTTGTAGCGCTTAACCGAAGAGATCACAATATCCCGGTCGGTATTCTCAAAATAAGGCAGGATTGCATCGGCAATCTCCTCCGGGCTGTGCTCCTTCACCCAAACCTGGGCGCGCTGGATGGCATTGGTGAATTTTTGTACCGTATCCCCGTTTTTGCTGATATAGCTCTGTTTGGACATAAACACCGTATAAGGCAGGTAGCCGCTTTCCACGCCAAAAGATGCTACAACACTACCGCGATGTTCACGCTCAAAGATGGAGGCCGTGGGTTCAAAAAGCTGCACATAATCCCCTGTGCCGGAGGCAAAAGCGCCGGCAATGTTGGCAAAATCAATATTCTGAATCAGCGTAAGATCCTTTCCGGCATCAATGCCTTTCTGCAGCAGCGTAAAAGCGCCGGCCATCTGCGGCATACCGCCTTTTCTTTGGCCGAGGAAGGTACTCCCCTTCAATTTGTCCCAGTTGAAATCCGCATCCGCCTTCCGTGCGAACAGGAATGTGCCGTCACGCTGGGTCAGCTGGGCGAAATTGATGACAGGATCTTCTGCCCCCTGCTGGTACACGTAAATTGAAGTCTCCGATCCAACAAGCGCCACATCAATGGCCCCGGAGAGCAGAGCCGTCATCGTTTTGTCCCCGCCCGGGATCGTCTGCAGTTCTGCCTCCAGCCCTTCATCCTTAAAAAAATTCTGGGATAATGCCACATATTCAGGCGCATAAAAGACCGAACGGGTGACTTCACCGATCTTCACCTTCACCGCAGCCGAGTCGCTGCCGCAACCGGCAAGGACAGACAGGCACATGGTGAGGATCATGAGCGGCAGCGAGATTTTTTTCCTGAGATTCATCCTTCATTCTCCTTTCTTCCCGGGTCTTCGCCCTTGCTTAAAGCATATGCTCCTGCCTAAAGATTGGTTAACTGACATGAAGTGCAGCGCACCTTACTCATATCCAGTCTGAAACGCACAATTATAAAGCGCTTACATAAAAAGGCCTCCATGAATCAAGGCGAACCCACACTTCCACCTTGTTCAACGGTTATTCTCCATTAGATACCTCTATCGGCTGCAGCAGCCATCTATAAAAGATAGAGCATAGCTGAGGTCTGGTCAGCGGCACCGCGATCATCCAGTCTTCTGCCGGCTTGCCGCTGACGCGCACCAGCCAGCCTCCGGAATTGTTCTCCATATACAAGGCGCGCTGAAAATACCAGGTCCCCTCATGCATGGAACAGAGCTTAAGCTCTCCCTCTGCAGTCGGGCTCTTCATCACGCTGGCCAGCTGCGGGGAATTTACAACATCTCCCGTCTCGGCTGTCAGCCGTTCAGTCAACACGTACAAAGTATAAGCGTCCGCCTGCTCCCGGAGCTCTTCATACTTGCGTCTGGACATCAGCAATGCAGGTGAATCCGAAAGGGTGCTGTATGTAAGCTGAAAGCAATTCAGCAGATAAAAGGACGCACGCTTGATCTCTTCCGGTGTCTTCAATTCACAGTCGGAGGCATCCGTATCTATCAGGTGGGATAACAGTATTGTATCTTTAAAAACCTGCAGGCATAAATCCTGCGTATATTCCCCTTCGCTGAATTTCAACCTGCAAATCCTGTCCGCAGAGGCTGCCCTTTGCAGCATCCCTTCAACTTTTTTATTACCTGATGTTTCAGGGAACAGAAAATGCGCTAAATATAATTTATCATTGTTATTCACATCAAGGTTTCCTTCCCGGAAAGGCTTCAAGCTATAAAACTTGTAATCTTTATGTTATCATAAGCTAATTTTAAGGTAAAATTAAGAAAGTAAGGGTATGATCTATATCATGAAATACTTGTAGCGAGGTGATTTCAAATGAGAATGCTCATCACATTTCAGAACAAGATTGTACCTGTGTACTTCACTACAGAAAATAAACAGCCTACACAAAAAGTGCTTCGATTGCTAAACAACACGCTGGAACTTAAAATTCAAAAGGGCAAAAGCGCCCTGCAGAAATGTTTGAATTCTCTGATCAGTATCGAAATTAAAGGCTCTGAAGCTATATTGCACAGTTACAGTGAAAATGATTCATTGGCGTTATCCCTCTATTAATAGAGGGATATTTTTTTGCACAGAAAAAAGAGCATCTCCCTTACATAAGGAAAATGCCCCATTATATATATTGCCGAATGCCCGCTTCACTAACTGG
This genomic interval carries:
- a CDS encoding ABC transporter substrate-binding protein, producing the protein MNLRKKISLPLMILTMCLSVLAGCGSDSAAVKVKIGEVTRSVFYAPEYVALSQNFFKDEGLEAELQTIPGGDKTMTALLSGAIDVALVGSETSIYVYQQGAEDPVINFAQLTQRDGTFLFARKADADFNWDKLKGSTFLGQRKGGMPQMAGAFTLLQKGIDAGKDLTLIQNIDFANIAGAFASGTGDYVQLFEPTASIFEREHRGSVVASFGVESGYLPYTVFMSKQSYISKNGDTVQKFTNAIQRAQVWVKEHSPEEIADAILPYFENTDRDIVISSVKRYKEQDTYAVDPVIDGKEWNNLLDVMDNAGELKARVPEAKIVDNSFAEKAEASVK
- a CDS encoding ABC transporter ATP-binding protein → MLPIVQLKEVTHAYLGDREASLAVENFSLYVEAGEFVSLVGPSGCGKTTLLSIIAGLLQPSRGEVFVSGHTVSGPSPEVGYMLQQDYLFPWRTILDNALLGLELTGRLNESSRQKTIGLLGEMGLAGKEHAYPAQLSGGMRQRVALVRTLSTDPGLLLLDEPFSALDYQIKLQLEDLVSETLRRRGTTAILVTHDLSEAIAVSSRVILLQPNPGKIRKIFTVPEAIRSTPPLYARDLPGFAELFHEVWKEMELAGRGEL